The following nucleotide sequence is from Candidatus Zixiibacteriota bacterium.
GACCCACGCCCATGTCGAGGTCACCGAGTGGCCGTTCGGCACCCGCAAACCCCAGCCGGGGATGGCCCGCTGGGAGAATGTGCAACTGCAACTGGTCGACACCCCTTCGATTGCGCCCGAATTCTGCGAGACCTATGTCTTCAACATCATCCGCACCGGCGATGTCGCTGTGTTGGTCGTGTCACTCGGCGACGATGACCTGCTGGACGAGTTGGACTATGTCGTCAACCGCGTGCATGAGGGGAAGGTGCGTCTGGAGGGTCTGGTTGATCCCGACCCGCGCTGGCCGACGGCGTTGGCCAGGCCGACGATGATCATGGCCACCGGGCTGGACCGTCCCGATGCCATGACCCGACTCGAACTGTTGCGCGACCGTGTCGGCAGTGGCGTCTCGATCTGGCCGGTGTCGATCCCGGAAAGAACGGGATTGAGTGAATTTCTCGGCGCCGGATTCGCCTCGCTGCACCTGATCCGGGTCTACAGCAAAGCGCCCGGGCACCCGCCGGACCGCGATGATCCGATCTTGTTGTCACCGGGCGCCACGGTCGCCGATGCCGCCCGCGCCATCCACAAGGATTTTGCCGAGAAACTCCAGTACGCGCGCATCTGGACCGGGACGAAGTCCGCCCTCGAGGGCCAACGCGTGATCGCCGACCACGTGCTGCAGGAGGGGGATGTGCTGGAGTTCCATGTGTGACGCGACATGTCCGTGCCGGCTGCACGGGCGAGCGATATGCGATTGGGTGTGGGGGAGCATCGCGACGCACCCGCCGATGCCGGAGCAGACCGACCGTTCGCGAACGGCCCCTACAGCGCTCCGACCGGTCGCACGCTGGTCTTGAAGTGCCTGTTCTGACTTGTGCGGACGTAAGGAGGACAGGCATTCCTGCCTGTCCGGGCAGACAGGAATGTCTGCCCTCCTTCGAGTCCCACAGAGGCCTCCGCATTCGAATGATCCTGGGAACACCTTGCCGCCTTTGCTGTTGAACCAGAGAACAGCACGGCCCCGGCCCCGGCCAAAATGAACACGAAATTCATCTTGCGGAATGGCCGATCGGACGATAAGGTAAGG
It contains:
- a CDS encoding GTPase — translated: MSGCFAEPDAMPANLPPQYIKLEEEYRRERDNKRRLELLQQMLAEIPKHKGTDHLQGELKAKISKLKAQLEGARKSGAVRHTAPDHIPREGAGQFVLFGPPNGGKTSILGALTHAHVEVTEWPFGTRKPQPGMARWENVQLQLVDTPSIAPEFCETYVFNIIRTGDVAVLVVSLGDDDLLDELDYVVNRVHEGKVRLEGLVDPDPRWPTALARPTMIMATGLDRPDAMTRLELLRDRVGSGVSIWPVSIPERTGLSEFLGAGFASLHLIRVYSKAPGHPPDRDDPILLSPGATVADAARAIHKDFAEKLQYARIWTGTKSALEGQRVIADHVLQEGDVLEFHV